The stretch of DNA gcttgcctagcaagcacaaggccctgggttcggtcctcagctctgggaaaaaaaaaaaaaaaaaaaaaaaaagacatgagaaccaggatgtgggtgtgggtgctgcCTCCTCCCGGTGCCAGCAAGTAAGTACTGGGCATCAGCTCAGAGCAGGCAAAGCTGATTCTCCCAGTGACGGCTTTGATATTCATCTTCTACCATGACCCACTCCAAAATTCAAGGAAGGAGACGTGTTTTGAGAGAGGGGAAAAACCCAGGCCCAAGCTGTGACTTTGCCTCTATTACACAACCGTGGGTAAGCACGTACGTtaatctcattttcttctctagTAAGTGGGCACAATGAtatcttttttggtttgtttcccaggatgCTCGGGAAACAATGAATTGATACAAAAATAATTAGAAGGTGTAAGAATGTGTACAGCAACAGGaaacccttcctctcttcctccccctccttccctcccccctccttttctcccccctcactccctcccttcctccctctccctctccctccctcccccctccccctctctccctccctcccttctctctagaTGGGAGTCTTGCCATGTTGtttcagtcagttctctcctcccaccatgtaggttccagggatcgaactcacatcaccaggcttggcagcaagcacctttacccactgaacaatcTTTCTGGCCCCAGAAAGCATTTTTACAGTCCATCCACATGTGCTGGCACATCTCTGACCTCCCCGGACTCTTTCAGCACCCTCCTGTAGAGTCTGCCCTCTCCCCCGGAGCCTGGATATGTAGCATGGGGAGGGGATGCTCCCTGGTggtccctatttttttttatgcATCCCTATTAAATTAGAGGTGCCCCTGAGGGTTgtacccatttctttttcttctatggcACCTCTTAGGCACCTAGGATCAAGGCTTAAATTAGTAAACTTGGTCCCTAGTGAAGGTGGAGCCTGAGTTCCAGAGATGCTAGCGTGGCCCAGACCTCCCATTGGTCTGTTTCAGGGGATGGTACCTGGATGGTAAGTTGCCTCACAGTGTACTCTGGGTGTTCTTTCATGCTCTGGATGCGGATCTGGAAGGGCCCATAGGTTTCTTCGTCTGTGGGCCAGTAATGTACACATTTCTAGAAGGGAGGGATCTGGGAGTCAGAGTGGGAAGGTCCATTGGTGGAGCAAGGCTGGGGCAGCAGAGAGAGGCCTAATGTCCCCTTCTCCCATCTCACCCCATGAGCCAGGTCAGTGCCTGGGGTCTGGCTCTCCCAAGCTTAAGCACTATGGTGTCACCCTACCCACATTTTGGCTGTGAACAGCTTCCCTGGGGTCTGTGTATCTCAGGAATCTTCCCCGGGGAAACGACCTGGGGCCTCGTCAGAGTTATGAGCTCCCCGTTGAGGCTTCTGGTCTGCTCTGCATGGGTGGTGTACGAAGGGAGGCGACAACCCGTTCTGGGTGACCCTGCCTCTTACCTCCTTGCCCTCTCGGAGCTGGGTGAGCATGACAATGAGGCACACTTCTTCTTGCCACACCATCTCCCAGAAGTCCGCCACAGTGTTTGGCATGGGGCCCTGGGTGGCAATGTAGACCTTCTCCTGCCCATCATAGCCCTGGGGAGGCAAagcacagaaggagagagaggtttTGGATTCACACTCAAAGCCAGTGAACATGAGCACTTAGATacgctcacacacagacacacacacagacacacacacagacacacacacagacacagacacacacacacacacacacaaacacacacacacaccagaagccACATGCTGGAGGAGAACATGGGATCCATGATGAGAaacacctgagttcaaattcctggCCTGCTGTTTCCCAGTTACAAGACCAGAAGCACATTCCTGGCCTCTGTGAGACTCAGTTTCTCGACCTATAGACTGGGCCTAGTGATGACCTCATAACATAGTGTGAATTAAACTCAAAAAGGTATATTGGCAGTCTCTCAGATGGCAGGCCCCATGTACATGTTTATTCCTGTCTTCTTCTGCTTTCTTCTAGTGCAAGATCTCATAGTCTTCAATATTTGTAAGAACGTTTCACATTTCATGAATCACTTTTATACATTTGGCACCCAAATCCAGCATACTCTTCCTAATCTGTTCAATCCCTTCCATCCTCCTTAGCTTCCACCGTCTTTGCTGCCAAGCAAGCAGAGGACCACCTATCTACTACGCTTTCTGCCCGACAACTTTGCCTCCCAGCACCCCAGACTACTGTCCTACCACATTTGGCCACAAGGGGGCACTGCTTTCCCATCCACCTACCACACCAGGCGAGAAATTGGGCTGGACGGCCCTTCTTGCTTTTGAGGGTGCTATTAGCTGGACATCCATCAGTCTCTACAAAGGAGGGGCTACAGGGTTGGGGGTCGGGGAGGCGAATGAGTGTGGGAGAAGAGATGATAGATCCCCACTCATGCTGGCTTTGTGCAGCTTTTAGGAGCCAACCAGCCTTTAAGAAACTAGTGACGAGGCTCAGCTATGTCAACCTATTGCCGCATAGAGAGAGTTGTCATGGATAGGGTAACAGCGTCGTTTAGGAAATTTTAACATCTTCTCTATGTTGATTTGGGGGTCGTTCGGTGTGTTGTCGCCaccgccccccctccccgccccccagtcTGGCAGAGAGAGCTATGACAGGAAGGGATAAGGAGGGAAATACAGGCCCCTGAGGCCAAGTCACAGCTGGACTGCTGCAGCAGCTAGACACTCACTCGGATGTAGTTGGCGTTGATGTAGTCACCATCTTCCTGGCTCTGGGCCCGGCCAAGACAGACACGACTCTGGGGATCTAGGAAGTAAGATCAGTGAAGGTGAAAGGTCAGAGCGGACCAACAAACGCAGATTCTAATAGAGTCAGAGGGAAGAGCGTCCTTACACCGTTCACCATATTTTGTGGACAACGGGCATTCAGTTGAATTGTTTTATAGACAGGTAGCATAATACCTATGcattataaaatacaatatttcggatgggcggtggtggtgcacgcttttaatcccagcactcgggaggcagaggcaggtggatctctgtgagtttgaggccagcttggtctacagagcgagatccaggacaggctccaaagctacacagagaaaccctgtctcgaaaaacaaaaaacaaaaaccaaacaaacaaaaaaaaaacccaataattcCACGACAATAGGGATCCACATGTTTTTGAGCAGAAAAGTGATATAATCAAAGCAGAACTATTAACTGAATGATGCTGTATAGGACAGACCACAGAGCTGCAGAGACCGATTGGGATATTGTCATATTTTAGCCTTGAGATCAGCGAGGGTATAAAATGGGAGGCAACTGATAGGAACAGAAAAGAGATTCTGcagagaaaaaattttttttctgattatgaaTACAAGCTTCAGATGAATACATTGTCTAAGCTATCACTCGACCGTGAGGGATAAGGGCCTCCTCTCTCCAAAGGTGTGGGTCTTTTCCCAATCAAACCGGATGAGGGATTAGAAGGAGCTGGCTTCTCCTCTTTGGTGGTTGTAGGACTTTGCAGAATTAGGCAAGGCCAAAGGCTAACAAACTCACTTGGATGGCTGTTCACAGAGCCTTGCTCTGATAGCGCAGGCAGCGAGCTCAGAGGCTCAGCCCAGGGCAGGACCCATGTGCTCGGCTGAATTAGACCACGGTTCTGGAAGCCACTGTGGTAGGCTCCAGGTCTCAAGCCTGCCTCTGAAAAGAGGGAGGTTCAAGGCCTGGGTCTGTCTGTGTGAGCTCACCCCTACCACAGAGGCCCACAGTAAACTTCTGCAATGTTATCTTGTAATTGCTATATCTTTCTCCTAGCTGCCAGGGTGGTGGTAGTCTTTCTCTGTTGAAAATACGATGTCTCAAGCATTGTGCTTCCTCCTTGGCTGAcgtgagggttttttgttgtttgtttttttaatttctattttatttattctttgtcaaGGTCTCATATAAAccaagctagcctagaacttgctaggtaatggagactggccttgaattcctgatcctctacTCACACCTCCAAGCGTTCGGAttattacaggcgtgcaccactgtgcctggcttcgaGGTATATATCTGGCCTTCTCAAGTTCTTCACCCCAAGGACACTGCCCGCTTCATGCCCACTGTGGCCCTTACTTGGCAAGATGGTCTTGTATCGGTCCTTGGAAGCATGGCCAGGGATATCCAGGTCTTCAGGGCTGACAAAGTTTGAGGGGATCTTCTGGTGGGGGGAGTAAGTGTGTTAACATCTGGCCCCGGCCCCCTTTTCTCCCCTTCCGCCCTCTGCACACATAGGGACAACCTTCTCTCCTAAGCCTTGGCGATCTCCCCCAAGGACCCGCAAGGAGAAGAGAGACCCAAGGAATCCATGACGGTCTGGTATGGAAGGGCAAGGTGATGTGGAGGGGACCCCAACTTCTTACCAAGAATTCCTCCTCTAGCTGCTTGGGGCTGGGTGGCTGGTGCTGTAGACCCCAGCGTGTCAGGGGGTGTCCGGCCGTGCGCAGAAAGTGTATGGTGACCTCCCGGGGTGTATTCACCGAGCAGATGGGTTCCCACAGCCCCCAAAGACCGAACATCCAGCATCAGAGCCACGCTGGAGCCCCTTCTGCAAGCATAGCCATTCAGTGCCCAGTGAACATCCCATAATGCCTGCTCTCCTTTCAATGACTTGTCTGAGGAGGCCACAGTTAGTCTTTCTCCTGACCTAGAGGCTCGGGGCACTCAGGGGTCATGGCCCTTACTACGTTCCCCTTTCCTTTGATCAGACAGAATGGAGTAGGCTGAGACTCTTCTGCGCCTTCCTGTCGCCCACCTCTCCTACTCCTAAGCTGTCACAGAGGCTCCGATGTACACTCAGTGCCGTGAAGACTCCTGGACTTCTCTCAGAGATTGCTCATCCCAGCTTGAGACTTTGGGAGCAGGCCCAGGGAGGACATGAAACTCGGTGTCCTCAGACATAACAAAGGATGGGCAAGCAGCATGCAAATGAGCATTATTAATTCTCTTTCCAGGCCTTGTGGACTCTGTTGTTAGAACTGGACAGCTGGGTatgagagagggaggaaatgaaAGCAACCCGGTCTAGGAAGATCCTCTCTGTGAAAGATCTCACCTCTCCTGCAGCCGCACATGCTTCTTGGCCGGAGCCTTGGTGGGTGGAGGCTGGGTCATGGCTGCCCCCAAAGACAAGGTCGGTGGCTGTGCTCTGGAGGCCTGGACCATGCTGGGGTAGATTGCTGCGCTCAAGGAAGGCTCACTCAGCCATGAGGCCTGCCTGAAAGACAAGGTCCTGTAtttgctgacctctgacctgccTTACTGGCTAGAAGGAGGCTCCTAAGCCCAGGGCAGCCATCCTCTTGGTTTTTACTGGAGGTATCTTCTCTTCCCAAGGAAGGGGCCTAACTTTTTTTAATCCTGTAAGCACAGGAGCTCTTTGTTGGGATGCAGGGCAGAGGACAGTCTGAGGTTAGAGGAGGAAGCAGATACAGAGTGTAGGTATGGGTGAAGTCAGGAAATAATccggaaggaggaagagagagggtacCCAAGTCCGCAGGGCTCTAAGCTTGGGTCCAAATGAGAACAACAGACTGCCGGTcgcaaggaaggaagagagaaagctcaGAACTTTCTAGGTCGTCCGCAGTCTTCTCCAgaatgagaaactgaggcctCTAGTAGCACTGGAGCCAGTTGGGGACCCAGGCAGGCCACACTCTGGTAGGGTCGTCTCCTAGTTGCTGGCAGCTCCCCTCCAAGATCATTTGTGGCTTCTGGGGGTCTCTATCCAGGGCGGTAGGCTAGGGgtgtttccttcctcttccttcccatccccCAGTCTCCCGCCTCTGTAACCGTCACAGGAAATGGCCTCGCCAAGCCCTAGAGCTCCAGCGCATGGTGAGACCACAGTTGGGGGTAcgagagagaaggggcagagaggtGACGAGGGCATCTCCTTTGGGGGCAGTCCCCATCTCCCAGAGCCAAGTCACAGGTGCCATGGTGGTAGGGTTAGGGCTGCTAACCTCCAGGGACAGAGGCTTGGAACAGTGTGGGCGCATGCAGGTGTGGCTGGGATAGCACTCTCCCACGACAGAAAGGGGCCTTTTGCCCCTCGGCTCCTGGCATTCCGTGTGGCTCCTTTGCCCTCCAGCCACAGGGACACCAAATGTGCCACTACTCATGcctggccaggcatggtagccccAAACTCGTGCCTCTTCACCCCATCCTCAGAGACGCCCCCCTGCTTCCAGGGCTTCCCCACCCCAGGGCCGTAGTATGCCTGTGCCCACTTCACGTACTTACTGAAGCAGCTGTGTTTCCCCCAGGCTGCCTTTTTGCCAGCTGTCTGTCAGTCCGTCTATCTTTGAGGACTGAGAGGCTCCAGGAAGCCAGCTTCCTCCCTCCGCCCCTCCTGGCTTCCACCCACGCAGCACACCCAGCTGCAAGCTGCCTCCTGTGCCTGCTGCAGCTGCCGCCAGGGGTCGGGGGCATCCTCCCCACGCCCTCTGAGAGCAGGTTGCCAGCCGGTGCCATGCCACCCTGGCTGGGTGCAAAGGCTCTGGGAATGGGCAAGGGACGAGGCCTTCCCTGATCCCGCCAGGTCTGCACCTCCGGGGTCTTTATCAAGCCCCCCCTCCACCTCCTTGATGAGAACATAGCCATAGGGGACCCTCAGGCGTTCCTCTGGTTGAGCCCTTGGCTAGAGACTTATTTCCACGGCTCGGCTTCTGCCCCTGTGAGCCCTTGCTGCTTCAAAGCCTGGCAATTCATGGCCAAGCCCAGGCCCTATCTGCCCGGAGCAGAGTAGATGTACCACAGAGGTGCAGtgtgggaaagaggagggaggatgcCTTGTTCTGAACAGGAAGGAGGGGCCCAGGCCCTGAGTCCCCTCAGCCTGCAGGCACAGGCTAGTCGCTTGAGAACAGGTAGCAGAGCGAAACCGGAGAAGAATCTCTAGGATCCTCTCAGACTGCCCCCTCGGGGAGTGTCTCAGAACCCTGCCATCTCCTCAGAAGACTTACAAATAGCTGTGGCCCTCACATACCATGTCCTCTTCACCACTGGCTACTTGgatgctggggggcgggggaaggaAGCAGCCCCCAAGTTCAAGACTCCACAGCCCCCCGACCCCGCCTGGCTCTGGGAGACCCCTTGCATGCCTGACTGGTTCGTGGTTCATGCTTGCTTGCAAGACTGTTCTTTGACTCTGTAATGTTCCCAACACCCTTCCTGGCCCCCAGCCGTCACATTCcacatcctttctcttcctcctacttCTCTGATTCAACTGTCAAATGGTGATACCGAAAAAGAAGAGCAGTGGGGAATAGGCACAGGGGTGGtacctggaggaggagggaggaggggctggcCTTCTTCTGCCGGTGGGGAGGAGGCGCGGACCAGGGATGACCCTTTGAGGTCAGGAGGCTTGGGACACCTGTCTTTGTCCTTGGCAGTACGTCAGAAGGCGACGCTCCAGGGCTGGTTGATTCCGGCTCCCGCCTTGTGGCGGGTTCTCCTCCGAGGACTATAGGTGGGCTTTCCTGAGGAGGAAGCTCAGTACAGCCAGGAGGCGGCTGGCTCTGGTGCCAGGATGAGGTAATAGGAGCAGGGGCCTGGGGATTCCTGCACACTTGTGTCCAGTGACTGGCACCTGTGCTCTGCCCTGACCTCCCCACAGGGGTAGGAGTGGAGTGGAAGGAGGACCACCCGCCTTGGGC from Peromyscus eremicus chromosome 15, PerEre_H2_v1, whole genome shotgun sequence encodes:
- the Ptpn7 gene encoding LOW QUALITY PROTEIN: tyrosine-protein phosphatase non-receptor type 7 (The sequence of the model RefSeq protein was modified relative to this genomic sequence to represent the inferred CDS: deleted 1 base in 1 codon), producing the protein MVQASRAQPPTLSLGAAMTQPPPTKAPAKKHVRLQERRGSSVALMLDVRSLGAVEPICSVNTPREVTIHFLRTAGHPLTRWGLQHQPPSPKQLEEEFLKIPSNFVSPEDLDIPGHASKDRYKTILPNPQSRVCLGRAQSQEDGDYINANYIRGYDGQEKVYIATQGPMPNTVADFWEMVWQEEVCLIVMLTQLREGKEKCVHYWPTDEETYGPFQIRIQSMKEHPEYTVRQLTIQHREERRSVKHILFSAWPDHQTPESAGPLLRLMAEVESPETAANSGPIVVHCSAGIGRTGCFIATRIGCQQLKARGEVDILGIVCQLRLDRGGMIQTAEQYQFLHHTLALYAAQLPQEPSP